Within Enterobacter sp. RHBSTW-00175, the genomic segment GGAAGTGATCTGTAAGTATGTGCAGATTGACCCGGAAATGGTCACTGTACAGCTGGAACAAAAAGACGGGGATATTTCGATTCTGGAGCTGAACGTTACGCTACCAGAAGCGGAAGAGTCACGTTAATCAGGTTTTGTTTTTGTAGCCCCGGTAAGCGCTAGCGCCACCGGGGAGATATTCCGGGCATGGTTTCATGACCCGGCATATTTTATCGCGGATACCCTTCCAGCAGCGTATTCAGGCGATCGGCCATCAGTTCCCCGCGCCAGCCTGCCATCATTTCCGGCAATCCATTCTGTGTTTTCAGCTTCCAGTGCCAGTTCAGCAACTGATTGATCTGACGACGCGACGCCAGCAATTCAGCACCAAGTTTGCTCTCGGTTGCAACGTCCTGCACCAGTGCCTTAATGTCTTTGAACGCCTTGCGGTAACCCGGCATGTCCATCAGATTCAACAGCGGTTCAGGTAGCGCGTCATCCGGCGTTTGCTGAGCTTTTTCCACCAGCGCCAGCAGGGTTTTACCGTGGAAACGGATCTCGCTCCCGGAAAGGCCAATGCTGTCCAGCTCGCCCATGCTACCTGGCATATAACGCGCAACCGCCCAGAGATGTTCTTCACGAACCACAAAGTTAACGGCCAGATCGCGCTCGCGCGCTTTACGCAGGCGCCAGTCGGCCAGCAACTGCAAACAGGCCAACTGACGCGTACGCAGCTGCCATGCGTTGCTGATATCGCGCCAGGCCTCTTTCGGGGAGACCACTTCCTGACGACGCTGCTGTGTCATGCGACACTCGTCCAGCGCCGCAGGCAACCAGCCAGAGGCTTCAGCTTCTTTCATCAGTTGGCCAGCAATCGGCAGCAGATAAAACACGTCTGCCGCAGCATATTCCAGCTGACGTTCGGTTAACGGGCGCGCCAGCCAGTCGGTACGGGATTCGCTTTTATCCAGCGCGATACCCGTGTACTCCTCAACCATTGCCGCAAAGCCCCATGAGAGTGGACGATTGCTGAATGCCGCCAGGATCTGCGTATCAATCAGGGGTTGCGGCATGATGCCAAAGGTGTTGAGAAACACTTCCAGATCTTCACTGCCGGCGTGCAGGTATTTGGTGACGCCAGTATCCAGCAGCAGCTCACGCATCGGCGACCAGTCGGTAATACCAAGCGGATCGATAAGTGAAACATGTTTACCGTCGTACATCTGAATCAAACCCAGCTGCGGGTAGTACGTTCGGGTGCGGACAAACTCGGTATCCAGCGCGATGGCG encodes:
- the rnd gene encoding ribonuclease D is translated as MITTNDELASLCEVTRDFPAIALDTEFVRTRTYYPQLGLIQMYDGKHVSLIDPLGITDWSPMRELLLDTGVTKYLHAGSEDLEVFLNTFGIMPQPLIDTQILAAFSNRPLSWGFAAMVEEYTGIALDKSESRTDWLARPLTERQLEYAAADVFYLLPIAGQLMKEAEASGWLPAALDECRMTQQRRQEVVSPKEAWRDISNAWQLRTRQLACLQLLADWRLRKARERDLAVNFVVREEHLWAVARYMPGSMGELDSIGLSGSEIRFHGKTLLALVEKAQQTPDDALPEPLLNLMDMPGYRKAFKDIKALVQDVATESKLGAELLASRRQINQLLNWHWKLKTQNGLPEMMAGWRGELMADRLNTLLEGYPR